The Cryptomeria japonica chromosome 9, Sugi_1.0, whole genome shotgun sequence DNA segment AGATTATTAGTAAGCCAATCAGCGTTTTTATGAATGATACCCACCAACAAACTGCTTAAATAAAATGCCACTGCAATACTTGTACCTGCGAAAGCAGTATCCGGGCTACGTACAGTTTCTGGAAATTCACAGTAAAAGAAATCAATCCTCCCAACGTTCTGAAGCGCTTCTCCTGCCCCAATTATTATAAACTGAGGATGGAGCCAAAACGCCGACAATGGGACTATGCTCAAGCTATCCACTCGGGCATTCACTGCTCTCAAACGTTTTCTCTCGACTATAATGGCCACTCCCACAGCTACAATGATAACCATGCCTATTTCTATTCTCATCAGCTTTGTTATTTTAGATTTTATGATCATATGAGATCATAATGCATTGCATGAATGTTTATACAAAGCATCTTTTTATGATCCAGTCGCATccaaattttagtgaaaaattcaTTTATGGTATTATTTGTTATTCTAAAGTAAAACTCTATAAATTTATACTCCATAGTTACTATAAATAGTATTTTATTGATTTGTCTCATGTTTGGCTTAGTTGAATATTATATTTTCTAAGTTTTAAAGTTTCTCTTGACTTTTAGTTTTACTTTGTTATATTAGAATTAAATATATTTAGTTGAAAAGTAGAAAATCATAATGATGAAACATATGGAGAATCGTTTTGTTAATGCACTTTAgctaattgacaaaaaaaattccattataaatataatttaagaATCAAAAAATAAAACAATCTATAGAAATCTTGGCTAATCATAGTTGTGATTTTTTTAAATTGATCTAAAATGCTAGATTGAGCTACTTATattcaaatataatttttaaaaaatgaacAATTGAAACATTAACATTTAGATTGTTTTTAAATCAACTTAATCTATTAAAAACCAAAATTTCCATAAATTTataattgaaatgatgaattagcatttttttaatattaatgaaAGCTTAAAATTACTCTAGATTTATAATTGAGGTGATCAATTagaacataaataaaaataaaactatacTTTAGAGAAAGAAAAAACttaaaataatagaataatagATACAATCTACCTCTCCATGAGATTTCTGAAAATGACATCCGAATACAAGTATTCAcatatttga contains these protein-coding regions:
- the LOC131037175 gene encoding protein NRT1/ PTR FAMILY 2.13-like encodes the protein MVIIVAVGVAIIVERKRLRAVNARVDSLSIVPLSAFWLHPQFIIIGAGEALQNVGRIDFFYCEFPETVRSPDTAFAGTSIAVAFYLSSLLVGIIHKNADWLTNNLNHSRLYYFYTLLCVMGVLNFAYFIPCARWYRYKAKTDSTQNMSTP